From the Ctenopharyngodon idella isolate HZGC_01 chromosome 3, HZGC01, whole genome shotgun sequence genome, one window contains:
- the tmem11 gene encoding transmembrane protein 11, mitochondrial isoform X1, translating into MAATECYIVHEIYNGENAQEQFEYELEQALEAQYRYIVIEPTRIGDETARWVAVGNCLHKTAVLAGAACLLTPLALPVDYSRYVALPAGALSLACAALYGISWQFDPCCKYQVEYDSQKLSRLPLHTLTSSTPVVLVRRDDVHRKRLHNTIALAALAYCAKRIYELYAV; encoded by the coding sequence ATGGCGGCGACGGAGTGTTACATCGTCCACGAGATCTACAACGGCGAGAATGCACAGGAGCAGTTCGAGTATGAGCTGGAACAGGCTCTGGAGGCGCAGTACCGTTACATCGTCATCGAACCCACGCGCATCGGAGACGAAACAGCCCGCTGGGTAGCCGTGGGAAACTGCCTGCACAAAACCGCCGTTCTGGCTGGGGCCGCATGCCTCCTGACGCCACTCGCCCTTCCTGTCGACTACTCCCGTTATGTGGCGCTGCCGGCTGGCGCTCTTAGCCTGGCCTGTGCCGCGCTCTACGGCATCTCTTGGCAGTTCGACCCCTGCTGCAAGTACCAGGTAGAGTACGACAGTCAGAAGCTCTCGCGGTTGCCCCTGCACACGCTCACCTCCTCTACGCCGGTGGTTCTGGTTCGACGGGACGACGTGCACAGAAAGAGACTGCACAACACGATAGCGTTGGCGGCCCTGGCGTACTGTGCCAAGAGGATCTACGAACTGTACGCTGTATGA
- the tmem11 gene encoding transmembrane protein 11, mitochondrial isoform X2, which yields MASLGRRRGVPVNRERGVMAATECYIVHEIYNGENAQEQFEYELEQALEAQYRYIVIEPTRIGDETARWVAVGNCLHKTAVLAGAACLLTPLALPVDYSRYVALPAGALSLACAALYGISWQFDPCCKYQVEYDSQKLSRLPLHTLTSSTPVVLVRRDDVHRKRLHNTIALAALAYCAKRIYELYAV from the exons ATGGCGTCGCTGGGAAGGAGGCGCGGTGTCCCAGTCAACAGGGAGAG GGGAGTGATGGCGGCGACGGAGTGTTACATCGTCCACGAGATCTACAACGGCGAGAATGCACAGGAGCAGTTCGAGTATGAGCTGGAACAGGCTCTGGAGGCGCAGTACCGTTACATCGTCATCGAACCCACGCGCATCGGAGACGAAACAGCCCGCTGGGTAGCCGTGGGAAACTGCCTGCACAAAACCGCCGTTCTGGCTGGGGCCGCATGCCTCCTGACGCCACTCGCCCTTCCTGTCGACTACTCCCGTTATGTGGCGCTGCCGGCTGGCGCTCTTAGCCTGGCCTGTGCCGCGCTCTACGGCATCTCTTGGCAGTTCGACCCCTGCTGCAAGTACCAGGTAGAGTACGACAGTCAGAAGCTCTCGCGGTTGCCCCTGCACACGCTCACCTCCTCTACGCCGGTGGTTCTGGTTCGACGGGACGACGTGCACAGAAAGAGACTGCACAACACGATAGCGTTGGCGGCCCTGGCGTACTGTGCCAAGAGGATCTACGAACTGTACGCTGTATGA